The following nucleotide sequence is from Cytophagia bacterium CHB2.
TCGCCGAGGTGCGCATGCGCCATTTCCAAAAGCGCGCCGGGAAAGTAACGGGCACGATGTGGTGGCGGCTGTATTTCATTAAGCCGTCAAGAAAGGCTTGATGCGAGCCGCCGTAAAACGTTTCGATAAAAATAATGTTCACGAATGTTGCTCTCCTCACAATTGAGTAACTCAAACGATAATGCGATGGCGTCCGGTATAAATAACGGCTTGCTCGCCGCGCACAAAACCGGCAAGCGTCATGCCGGATTCCTCCGCCAATTCCACCGCTAGTGAAGAAGCGGCGCTAATCGCCGCCACGCATGAGATGCCTGCCAACAACGCTTTCTGCGCCATCTCAAAGCTCAAGCGGCCGCTCACGAGCAATCCGAAATCTGAAAGCGGATAGTGACCATCGCGTAAGGCCCGGCCAATGACTTTGTCGACCGCATTGTGGCGCCCGATATCTTCACGCATATTAAGCAAATTTCCTTCCGGGGTAAACAGCGCTGCCGCATGCAAGCCGCCGGTTTGAGAAAAATCAGTTTGAACGCTTGCAAGCTTGTCCGGCAAATGCAGGAGGGCGGACAGGTCGATTGAAAAATCGTCGCGCAGCTTTGGCGCCTGCAAAAAAATGCGCTCCAGCGAGGCGCGGCCGCAAATACCGCAGCTCGACGTCGCATAAATTTGCCGCGGGATTTTTAGAATATCTTTCTCCGAAAGAGCAGCGAGGGTGCATGACACCACGTTGGGAATCGGCAGGCGCAATTCATCGTAAGCCCAAGTGATCGCCAACGAGTTCACCGCCTCTTTCCAATTATCTTTGGTCAAAATGCCCTCGGAGAGCAGAAAGCCTCGTGCGAGATTGAAATCATCGCCCGGCGTTCGCATGACGACTGCCAGCGGTTGATGGTTTAAGCGAATCTCCAGCGGCTCTTCCACCACGAGTCGATCACGCTCTTCTCGCAAATCCTGCCGGCGCGCGCGATGAATAGTAAATATTTTGATCGAATCCGGCATATTCAACTCAAGGTTGCCGAAACCGGCGGCGTACCTTCTTGCGCTGACGCAGGGCTTGCCGGTTTCCGGCGCTCAAGCGGAGGGAAAATCAAATGTAACAGCGCTTGCAAAACGTGTTCTGCTGTAACGGCTGCGCAATCATTATTGTTGCCGCGCAGCGCGACAATCTGTTTGCCTTTGGGTTTCCAGAATTCCGGATCTGTCGGCCCGAAGATGGCGACAAGCTTGGCGCCAACAGCCGCGCCGACGTGCATGACACCGGTGTCGTTGCAAACATAGGCCTCGGTTTGCGCGAGCACGGCGGCGAATTGCCGCAAGGAAACATTTTTGAGTATGATGGGTGTGAACGTTAATGCTTGCAGATACTGCTCCCCCAACGCCGTTTCCTGCGGTCCCCAAGCCGCGAGAATTTTGACGGCATAATCTTGATAGAGAAGATTCGATAAGGTTGCAAATTGTGCAATCGGCCAGCGATTGTTGATTTTGCCGGCGCCCAGGTGCATTGTGACAAGGCGATCCTTGTGCGAAACGCCGTGATGCTGCAAGAACGCAGCGGCAAAGCCGCGATCCTGTTCTGTCAATGTCATATTCTCGCTGTGATCGGAGGTGTCGATGCCGAGATAACGCACG
It contains:
- a CDS encoding glycosyltransferase family 9 protein, yielding SLSRARYCLGSAERIFPGCSRNFFYNLIAPACSENRHQTDRNLDIVRYLGIDTSDHSENMTLTEQDRGFAAAFLQHHGVSHKDRLVTMHLGAGKINNRWPIAQFATLSNLLYQDYAVKILAAWGPQETALGEQYLQALTFTPIILKNVSLRQFAAVLAQTEAYVCNDTGVMHVGAAVGAKLVAIFGPTDPEFWKPKGKQIVALRGNNNDCAAVTAEHVLQALLHLIFPPLERRKPASPASAQEGTPPVSATLS
- the fdhD gene encoding formate dehydrogenase accessory sulfurtransferase FdhD, giving the protein MPDSIKIFTIHRARRQDLREERDRLVVEEPLEIRLNHQPLAVVMRTPGDDFNLARGFLLSEGILTKDNWKEAVNSLAITWAYDELRLPIPNVVSCTLAALSEKDILKIPRQIYATSSCGICGRASLERIFLQAPKLRDDFSIDLSALLHLPDKLASVQTDFSQTGGLHAAALFTPEGNLLNMREDIGRHNAVDKVIGRALRDGHYPLSDFGLLVSGRLSFEMAQKALLAGISCVAAISAASSLAVELAEESGMTLAGFVRGEQAVIYTGRHRIIV